One stretch of Alcaligenes faecalis DNA includes these proteins:
- the rpsJ gene encoding 30S ribosomal protein S10 — protein sequence MKNQKIRIRLKAYDYKLIDQSAAEIVETAKRTGAVVRGPVPLPTRIRRYDILRSPHVNKTSRDQFEMRTHQRLMDIVDPTDKTVDALMRLDLPAGVDVEIALQ from the coding sequence ATGAAAAACCAGAAAATCCGCATCCGTCTGAAGGCTTACGATTACAAGTTGATCGATCAGTCTGCTGCTGAGATCGTAGAAACCGCCAAGCGCACCGGCGCTGTTGTTCGTGGTCCAGTACCACTGCCAACACGTATCCGTCGCTACGACATTCTGCGTTCGCCGCACGTCAACAAGACATCGCGCGATCAGTTTGAAATGCGTACCCACCAGCGCTTGATGGACATTGTCGATCCTACCGACAAGACCGTCGACGCTCTGATGCGTCTGGATTTGCCAGCCGGTGTTGACGTCGAAATCGCTCTGCAGTAA
- the tuf gene encoding elongation factor Tu — protein sequence MAKGKFERTKPHVNVGTIGHVDHGKTTLTAAICTVLSKAYGGEARDYSQIDNAPEEKARGITISTSHVEYETPNRHYAHVDCPGHADYVKNMITGAAQMDGAILVCSAADGPMPQTREHILLSRQVGVPYIIVFLNKADMVDDEELIELVEMEVRELLSKYDFPGDDTPIIKGSAKLALEGDEGPLGSQAVLALAEALDNYIPTPERAVDGTFLMPVEDVFSISGRGTVVTGRIERGIIKVGEEIEIVGIKDTVKTICTGVEMFRKLLDQGEAGDNVGLLLRGTKREDVERGQVLAKPGSIKPHTDFDAEVYILSKEEGGRHTPFFKGYRPQFYFRTTDVTGTIELPEDKEMVLPGDNISMKVSLIAPIAMEEGLRFAIREGGRTVGAGVVAKIIK from the coding sequence CACGGTAAAACCACTCTGACCGCTGCAATCTGCACGGTTCTGTCCAAGGCATACGGCGGCGAAGCACGCGATTACTCGCAGATCGACAACGCCCCTGAAGAAAAAGCACGTGGTATCACCATCAGCACGTCGCACGTTGAGTACGAAACGCCTAACCGTCACTACGCTCACGTTGACTGCCCCGGCCACGCTGACTACGTCAAGAACATGATTACTGGTGCTGCCCAGATGGACGGCGCTATCTTGGTTTGCTCGGCCGCTGACGGCCCAATGCCCCAGACTCGCGAGCACATCCTGCTGAGCCGTCAGGTTGGCGTTCCTTACATCATCGTGTTCCTGAACAAGGCCGACATGGTCGATGACGAAGAGCTGATCGAACTGGTTGAAATGGAAGTTCGCGAGCTGTTGTCCAAGTACGACTTCCCTGGCGACGACACCCCGATCATCAAGGGTTCGGCCAAACTGGCTCTGGAAGGCGACGAAGGCCCACTGGGCAGCCAAGCCGTTCTGGCTCTGGCCGAAGCGCTGGACAACTACATTCCTACGCCTGAGCGTGCTGTTGACGGTACGTTCCTGATGCCTGTTGAAGACGTGTTCTCGATCTCCGGCCGTGGTACGGTTGTGACCGGTCGTATTGAGCGCGGCATCATCAAAGTCGGCGAAGAAATCGAAATCGTGGGTATCAAAGACACGGTCAAGACCATTTGTACCGGCGTTGAAATGTTCCGCAAACTGCTGGACCAAGGCGAAGCTGGCGATAACGTCGGTCTGCTGCTGCGTGGTACCAAGCGTGAAGACGTGGAACGTGGTCAAGTTCTGGCCAAACCTGGTTCGATCAAGCCACACACTGACTTCGACGCCGAAGTGTACATTCTGTCCAAAGAAGAAGGTGGTCGTCACACTCCTTTCTTCAAGGGCTACCGTCCTCAGTTCTACTTCCGTACAACTGACGTGACCGGCACGATCGAGCTGCCAGAAGACAAGGAAATGGTTCTGCCAGGCGACAACATTTCGATGAAAGTGTCCCTGATCGCTCCTATCGCCATGGAAGAAGGTCTGCGCTTCGCTATTCGCGAAGGCGGCCGTACCGTTGGCGCTGGCGTGGTTGCAAAAATCATCAAGTAA